Proteins encoded by one window of Porphyromonas vaginalis:
- a CDS encoding BT_3928 family protein: MSRQRVQYILSELSRIILVALLLFSGFVKGVDPMGGAIKIEEYLRVMGLGSWRAMAPALSVALCSFEFLLGAFLLMGLWRKVTVWATTIFMGVMTLLTLYLALFNPISDCGCFGDALKLTNWQTFGKNVFFMAITIVYLLTYRRASRPLRGTTAFVAEALLLLGWGIFVGGNLRHLPLIDFRPYKIGASLRELTMIPEDAPQEEIEYLFIYEKNGLRETFNMEELPDSTWTYIDRQEQVIKEGYKPPVMDFAIYAGGSSQQATEREVTQTMLLNESPQIWVITPNWETTPIQIGRKLNALYEWAESVGVAMYGISGSTAEERGRWRNKTAAAYPLYFCDATIIKTMARAQPSVMLISDGVILDKKAARDLPDEYTDKDYEKISSMLRQAPHAGLHLERWGLLAAWIVFCLVMLIQIIQWEDKAKYSEYQIKNK, from the coding sequence ATGAGCCGTCAACGAGTCCAATACATCCTATCCGAACTCTCCCGCATCATACTAGTGGCTCTGCTACTTTTCTCGGGATTTGTCAAGGGAGTAGACCCTATGGGAGGGGCCATCAAGATAGAGGAGTACCTTAGAGTGATGGGACTGGGGAGCTGGAGAGCTATGGCTCCGGCTCTATCGGTCGCACTCTGCTCCTTTGAGTTTCTCCTCGGGGCTTTTCTCTTAATGGGACTGTGGAGGAAGGTCACAGTATGGGCTACCACCATCTTTATGGGCGTGATGACGCTCTTGACGCTCTATCTAGCTCTCTTTAACCCTATCAGCGACTGCGGTTGCTTTGGAGATGCGCTCAAGCTCACCAACTGGCAGACCTTTGGTAAGAACGTCTTCTTCATGGCGATCACGATCGTTTACCTCCTGACCTATCGCAGGGCTAGTCGTCCCTTACGAGGCACAACAGCATTTGTGGCAGAGGCCTTACTCCTCTTAGGCTGGGGCATTTTCGTGGGAGGAAACTTAAGGCATCTACCGCTCATAGACTTTCGTCCCTATAAGATCGGAGCTTCGCTGCGAGAGCTGACCATGATCCCTGAAGACGCTCCTCAAGAGGAGATTGAGTACCTCTTTATCTATGAGAAGAATGGACTGCGGGAGACATTCAACATGGAGGAGCTCCCCGACTCGACATGGACTTACATCGACCGCCAAGAGCAAGTCATCAAGGAGGGCTACAAGCCTCCCGTCATGGACTTTGCGATCTATGCTGGCGGGAGCTCTCAGCAAGCGACAGAGCGTGAGGTAACCCAGACGATGCTACTCAATGAGAGTCCGCAGATATGGGTTATAACGCCAAACTGGGAGACGACGCCCATACAGATCGGGCGCAAGCTCAACGCGCTCTATGAGTGGGCCGAGTCTGTCGGTGTCGCTATGTACGGCATCTCTGGCAGTACAGCCGAAGAGCGCGGACGCTGGCGCAATAAGACGGCAGCCGCCTACCCGCTATACTTCTGCGATGCTACAATCATCAAGACCATGGCACGGGCTCAGCCCTCTGTCATGCTTATCTCTGACGGAGTCATCCTAGACAAGAAGGCGGCTCGAGACTTGCCTGACGAGTATACAGACAAGGATTACGAAAAGATCTCCTCCATGCTACGACAAGCACCTCAC